Proteins from a single region of Mustela erminea isolate mMusErm1 chromosome X, mMusErm1.Pri, whole genome shotgun sequence:
- the TRPC5OS gene encoding putative uncharacterized protein TRPC5OS, with the protein MESTSIPMLVAGLVDCVAQLIRIAEELLQLISQEQVPCAEQNDRAEEIEVDASSPEEASLPDLADFSDLESILLPREDEDLVLDIDQAMVDIEDLYEDVLSSINDDLRSG; encoded by the coding sequence ATGGAGTCCACATCAATCCCCATGTTGGTTGCTGGACTTGTTGATTGTGTAGCCCAGTTAATAAGAATAGCTGAAGAGCTTTTACAGCTGATTTCACAGGAACAAGTTCCTTGTGCAGAGCAGAATGATAGAGCAGAAGAGATAGAAGTGGATGCATCTTCTCCTGAGGAGGCTTCGCTCCCAGACCTTGCTGATTTCTCAGACTTAGAGTCAATACTTCTACCAAGAGAAGACGAAGACCTAGTCCTTGACATAGATCAAGCGATGGTAGACATAGAAGACTTATATGAAGATGTACTCTCCAGTATAAATGATGACCTAAGAAGTGGTTAA